From one Bacillus sp. FJAT-42376 genomic stretch:
- a CDS encoding class II fructose-bisphosphate aldolase, whose amino-acid sequence MSFVSSKEIILDAFENRYAVGAFAVHNLELMKAVISGAESFNSPVILQTTPDTVRYMGLEYTVDAVKSLAGQSKVPVALHLDHGDTFKIAMQCLRAGYTSIMIDGSSLDFEENIVLVKKVAEASQAMGVPVEAELGAIARNNGNGEKADRSHFTNPSLAEEFVLRTGIDFLAPSFGTVHGIYADEPDLDFHLLEKIRGACGIPLVMHGASGVCDEDIRKAIGCGISKINYSTELKQAFSSELRRYLTVHQKASDPRKYFITARECAEELVKEKIAVLLQSPKVL is encoded by the coding sequence ATGTCATTTGTGTCGTCTAAAGAAATCATCTTAGACGCTTTTGAAAACCGTTATGCGGTTGGTGCGTTTGCGGTGCATAACCTGGAGCTTATGAAGGCGGTCATCAGCGGAGCCGAGTCCTTCAATTCTCCGGTTATCCTTCAGACCACTCCTGATACCGTCCGCTATATGGGGCTTGAATATACAGTAGATGCGGTTAAATCGCTTGCAGGACAATCAAAGGTGCCTGTTGCGCTTCATTTGGATCATGGAGATACGTTTAAAATTGCGATGCAATGCTTAAGAGCGGGATATACATCGATCATGATCGATGGATCGTCCCTTGATTTTGAAGAAAATATTGTGCTTGTAAAAAAAGTGGCGGAGGCGTCCCAGGCGATGGGCGTGCCTGTAGAAGCTGAGCTCGGCGCCATTGCAAGAAATAATGGGAATGGGGAAAAAGCAGACCGGAGTCATTTTACCAATCCATCGCTGGCAGAGGAATTTGTCCTTAGAACAGGCATTGATTTTTTAGCTCCGTCCTTTGGAACGGTACACGGCATCTATGCCGATGAGCCGGATCTCGATTTTCATTTGCTGGAAAAAATCAGAGGCGCATGCGGAATCCCTCTTGTTATGCACGGAGCTTCCGGAGTTTGCGATGAGGATATAAGGAAAGCAATAGGATGCGGGATTTCAAAGATTAATTATTCAACAGAATTAAAACAGGCTTTTTCTTCCGAGCTGAGGAGATATTTAACGGTTCATCAGAAAGCCTCTGATCCAAGGAAATACTTTATTACAGCAAGAGAGTGTGCGGAAGAGCTGGTGAAGGAAAAAATAGCCGTTCTGCTCCAGTCTCCGAAGGTTTTGTAA
- a CDS encoding phosphoglycerate mutase family protein, giving the protein MKITIVRHYRVDCPYKKMMTPEEFRSWCVQYDTSSISKILQAAEDSDWDACYSSDLVRASQTAEHLYGVPVITPLLREIPIAPFTDIKGKLPFHVWMMMGRLSWLFSLPSQSETRKQTAERANQWISEAEVLGFRHILAVSHGFYIRVLTGQLVKRGYKGRKAGRAKNGEQLVFEKA; this is encoded by the coding sequence ATGAAAATAACCATTGTCAGGCACTATAGAGTAGACTGCCCGTATAAAAAAATGATGACCCCTGAGGAATTCCGCAGCTGGTGTGTTCAGTATGATACCTCTTCCATTTCAAAAATTCTACAGGCCGCTGAAGATTCTGACTGGGATGCCTGCTATTCGAGTGATTTAGTGAGAGCCAGTCAGACAGCTGAGCATTTATATGGCGTTCCTGTTATAACCCCTTTACTTAGGGAAATTCCTATTGCACCATTTACCGATATAAAAGGTAAACTGCCTTTCCATGTCTGGATGATGATGGGAAGACTCAGCTGGCTATTCTCCCTTCCATCTCAAAGTGAAACTAGAAAACAAACGGCTGAGCGGGCAAATCAGTGGATTTCGGAAGCGGAAGTCCTGGGTTTCCGGCATATACTCGCAGTCTCTCACGGCTTCTATATCCGTGTGTTAACAGGACAGCTAGTAAAAAGGGGCTACAAAGGCAGGAAAGCGGGGAGGGCAAAAAACGGAGAGCAGCTGGTTTTTGAGAAAGCCTGA
- a CDS encoding tautomerase family protein, with amino-acid sequence MPLLRFDVIKGRTKEELQTLLDAAHEAMVAAFEVPERDRYQIVHQHAEHEMVIQDTGLGFERTNHVVMISMTSRPRSEEQKKKFYALLVQHLKDRCGIDPQDVMVSITINSDADWSFGNGKAQFLTGDL; translated from the coding sequence ATGCCCCTTCTTCGTTTTGATGTAATAAAAGGAAGAACAAAAGAAGAGCTGCAGACTTTGCTGGATGCGGCACATGAAGCCATGGTGGCCGCATTTGAAGTGCCGGAACGGGACCGCTATCAAATTGTCCATCAGCATGCAGAACATGAAATGGTCATCCAGGACACAGGGCTTGGATTTGAGCGGACAAACCATGTAGTGATGATTTCCATGACCAGCCGTCCGCGTTCGGAGGAACAAAAGAAAAAATTTTATGCGCTGCTTGTTCAGCATTTAAAAGACCGCTGCGGAATTGATCCGCAGGACGTAATGGTTTCTATCACAATCAACAGCGATGCCGACTGGAGCTTCGGAAACGGTAAGGCACAATTTTTAACAGGAGATTTATAA
- a CDS encoding bifunctional (p)ppGpp synthetase/guanosine-3',5'-bis(diphosphate) 3'-pyrophosphohydrolase: MANEQVLTAEQVIERAKRYLADDNLDFIRKAYDFAEEAHREQYRKSGEPYIIHPIQVAGILVDLDMDPSTIAGGFLHDVVEDTDVTLDDIRKAFSDEVAMLVDGVTKLGKIKYKSHEEQQAENHRKMFVAMAQDIRVILIKLADRLHNMRTLKHLPQEKQRRISNETLEIFAPLAHRLGISKIKWELEDTALRYLNPQQYYRIVNLMKKKRAEREEYLDEVIHDVKNSVEEVQIQAEFSGRPKHIYSIYKKMVLQNKQFNEIYDLLAVRIVVNSIKDCYAVLGIIHTCWKPMPGRFKDYIAMPKPNMYQSLHTTVIGPKGDPLEVQIRTMDMHHIAEYGIAAHWAYKEGKELDDHASLEKKLTWFREILEFQNESTNAEEFMESLKIDLFSDMVFVFTPKGDVIELPSGSVPIDFSYRIHSEIGNKTIGAKVNGKMVTLDYKLKTGDIIEILTSKHSYGPSQDWLKLAQTSQAKNKIRQFFKKQRREENVEKGKEWVEKEIKNMDFDLKEILASDNVKRVYEKFNFANDEDMFAAVGYNGITALQVANRLTEKWRKKRDLEEQEKAVEEIVTETKQYPSPKKRDAGVRVKGIDNLLIRLSKCCNPVPGDEIVGFITKGRGVSVHRDDCTNIQADDAKDRLIPVEWEHQLDGRKEYNVEIEIMGYDRRGLLNEVLQAVNETKTNISSVSGKSDRNKVATIHMALSIANINHLHKVVERIKQISDIYSVRRLMN; this comes from the coding sequence ATGGCGAATGAACAAGTCCTAACCGCTGAACAGGTAATTGAACGGGCAAAGCGGTATCTGGCTGATGACAATCTTGATTTTATCCGGAAAGCGTACGATTTTGCAGAAGAAGCTCATCGAGAGCAATACCGCAAATCCGGTGAACCGTATATTATCCACCCTATTCAAGTTGCGGGCATACTAGTAGATCTTGATATGGATCCATCTACAATAGCCGGCGGTTTTTTGCATGACGTAGTGGAAGATACAGATGTTACCCTGGATGATATCCGCAAGGCATTCAGTGATGAAGTCGCGATGCTTGTGGACGGGGTGACAAAGCTCGGAAAGATTAAATATAAATCCCATGAGGAGCAGCAGGCGGAGAATCATCGGAAAATGTTTGTCGCAATGGCTCAGGATATCCGGGTCATTTTGATTAAACTGGCCGACAGGCTCCATAATATGAGGACTCTCAAGCATCTTCCTCAAGAAAAGCAGCGGAGAATTTCGAATGAAACGCTTGAGATTTTCGCGCCTCTTGCACACAGACTCGGGATTTCAAAAATTAAATGGGAGCTTGAGGACACGGCTCTCCGATACTTAAACCCTCAGCAGTACTATAGAATTGTTAATTTAATGAAGAAAAAGCGTGCTGAGCGTGAAGAGTATCTGGATGAGGTCATCCATGATGTGAAGAACAGTGTGGAGGAAGTGCAAATCCAGGCGGAATTCTCAGGCCGTCCGAAGCACATTTACAGTATCTATAAAAAAATGGTTCTTCAAAATAAGCAGTTTAATGAAATTTATGATCTGCTTGCGGTCAGAATTGTTGTAAACAGCATTAAAGACTGCTACGCCGTTCTTGGAATTATTCACACATGCTGGAAACCGATGCCTGGACGGTTTAAAGATTATATTGCTATGCCTAAGCCAAATATGTATCAGTCCCTCCACACGACGGTAATCGGTCCTAAAGGGGATCCGCTGGAAGTGCAGATCCGCACAATGGATATGCATCACATTGCTGAATACGGGATTGCTGCTCACTGGGCTTATAAAGAAGGAAAAGAACTGGACGACCACGCTTCTCTTGAGAAGAAATTAACTTGGTTCAGAGAAATTCTTGAATTTCAAAATGAATCAACGAATGCAGAAGAATTCATGGAATCTCTTAAAATTGATCTGTTTTCCGATATGGTGTTTGTTTTTACACCAAAAGGCGATGTCATTGAATTGCCGTCAGGATCTGTCCCAATCGATTTTTCCTATCGCATTCATTCGGAGATCGGGAATAAGACGATCGGTGCGAAGGTAAACGGAAAAATGGTGACGCTGGATTATAAGCTGAAAACAGGAGATATCATTGAAATTCTGACATCTAAGCATTCATATGGGCCAAGTCAGGACTGGCTTAAACTTGCCCAAACCTCCCAGGCTAAAAACAAAATCAGACAGTTTTTCAAAAAGCAGCGCCGGGAAGAGAATGTTGAGAAGGGGAAGGAATGGGTTGAAAAAGAGATCAAAAACATGGATTTTGATCTAAAAGAGATCCTTGCTTCCGATAACGTAAAAAGAGTATACGAAAAGTTCAACTTTGCCAACGATGAAGACATGTTCGCAGCCGTGGGATACAACGGGATAACCGCTTTGCAGGTAGCCAACCGGCTGACTGAAAAATGGCGGAAAAAGCGTGATCTGGAAGAACAGGAAAAAGCGGTTGAGGAAATTGTGACGGAAACAAAACAATATCCATCTCCGAAGAAACGGGATGCGGGTGTAAGAGTAAAAGGAATCGACAATCTTTTAATCAGGCTTTCGAAATGCTGCAATCCGGTGCCAGGGGATGAAATTGTCGGCTTTATTACGAAGGGACGCGGCGTTTCTGTCCATCGTGATGATTGCACGAACATCCAGGCGGATGATGCGAAAGATCGCCTCATCCCAGTCGAATGGGAGCATCAGCTCGACGGCAGAAAAGAATACAATGTAGAAATAGAAATCATGGGCTACGACCGGAGAGGCCTTCTGAACGAGGTCCTTCAGGCAGTGAATGAAACGAAAACCAATATCTCTTCTGTTTCCGGAAAGTCGGACAGGAATAAGGTAGCCACGATTCATATGGCCCTATCGATAGCGAATATAAACCATTTGCATAAAGTGGTTGAACGAATTAAACAAATATCGGATATTTATTCTGTGAGAAGATTGATGAACTAA
- the recJ gene encoding single-stranded-DNA-specific exonuclease RecJ codes for MLKPKARWSVTGADAAKAERLAESLNITLLVASLLVNRGIEEPEAAKAFLYMDQQDFHDPFLMNGMDSAVARIKKAVDSHEKICVYGDYDADGVTSTVVMLETLHQIGADADFYIPNRFTEGYGPNKAAFLKLKETGVSLIITVDTGISAAEEADYAKEIGLDLIITDHHEAGPVLPDAISIVHPKLPGSLYPFKELAGVGVALKVSHALLGTVQDSLLELAAIGTIADLVSLHGENRLIASRGIERLKRTGRPGIKALLQQASSKEGELTEETIGFAIAPRINAVGRLQSADPAVECLRTADSARAAELAADIDSLNRERQKIVQDIAREAIEMTESLYPPEEYPVLVLANSGWNPGVVGIVASKIVEKFYRPTIILCLDEEGVKAKGSARSIPGFDLFKNLSECRELLPHFGGHPMAAGMTLAADDIDELRERMNALAKNQLKEEDFVPLTKVDLSCRLDEVTLSSIEEMNLLAPFGMHNPKPVVMIEDLSVSGMRKIGSNQNHLKLTLEQDETQLDCVGFGFGHLHDEISPVSKVSVVGQLSVNEWNNFRKPQFMLQDAAVKGWQLFDHRGTRQVKQILERIPSEKKRLIAFKKETAEQLMQQGISGECLYIESPEQASQTNLQGRYAVFMDVPDNMDIFASLFNQAEPERIYVFFHQTEDHFFSTIPTREHFKWFYGFLLKREQFDINRHGAELAKHKGWTSDTIDFMSKVFFELDFVTINNGLISINKNGGKRDLSESLAYKQKKDQMELENRLLYSSYRELLDWFDEQLNKASKPVQV; via the coding sequence ATGTTAAAACCTAAAGCCCGATGGTCCGTTACAGGAGCAGATGCCGCTAAAGCAGAAAGACTGGCGGAGAGCTTGAATATAACGCTGCTGGTTGCGTCTTTGCTCGTAAACAGGGGCATTGAAGAGCCAGAAGCTGCTAAAGCATTTTTATATATGGATCAGCAGGATTTTCATGATCCTTTTTTAATGAACGGAATGGACTCGGCTGTTGCCCGGATAAAAAAAGCAGTGGATTCTCATGAAAAGATTTGTGTATATGGGGATTATGATGCAGATGGAGTTACGTCGACAGTTGTCATGCTTGAAACGCTGCATCAGATTGGGGCAGACGCTGATTTCTATATCCCGAACCGTTTTACAGAAGGGTATGGGCCGAATAAAGCGGCCTTTCTGAAGCTAAAGGAGACGGGAGTGTCGCTGATTATAACAGTGGATACCGGGATCTCAGCTGCAGAAGAAGCCGATTATGCGAAAGAAATCGGTCTGGATTTAATTATAACGGATCATCATGAAGCAGGTCCTGTGCTTCCCGATGCAATCTCTATTGTTCATCCGAAACTTCCCGGCAGTTTGTATCCATTTAAAGAACTGGCGGGTGTGGGGGTAGCACTGAAGGTTTCCCATGCTCTTCTCGGGACTGTTCAGGACTCCCTTCTTGAACTTGCTGCGATTGGTACAATTGCTGATTTAGTATCTCTCCACGGTGAAAACAGATTGATTGCTTCAAGAGGCATTGAACGGTTGAAAAGGACAGGCAGGCCCGGGATAAAAGCTTTGCTCCAGCAGGCTTCCTCAAAAGAAGGCGAGCTTACAGAAGAAACGATCGGCTTTGCGATTGCGCCCAGAATTAACGCAGTCGGAAGACTTCAGTCAGCCGATCCGGCTGTGGAGTGCCTGAGAACGGCTGATTCGGCTCGGGCAGCAGAACTTGCTGCGGACATAGACAGCTTGAACCGTGAAAGACAAAAAATTGTGCAGGATATTGCACGGGAAGCGATTGAAATGACAGAATCGCTCTACCCGCCTGAAGAATACCCTGTTCTTGTTCTCGCGAACAGCGGATGGAATCCAGGTGTAGTGGGAATCGTTGCATCAAAAATCGTTGAAAAATTTTACCGTCCGACCATCATCCTGTGTTTAGACGAGGAAGGGGTAAAAGCGAAAGGGTCTGCCAGGAGTATCCCGGGTTTCGATTTATTCAAAAACCTATCCGAATGCAGGGAGCTCCTGCCCCATTTTGGCGGACATCCGATGGCTGCGGGAATGACTCTGGCAGCGGATGATATCGATGAACTGAGAGAACGGATGAATGCTCTCGCAAAGAATCAGCTGAAGGAAGAGGATTTTGTACCGCTGACGAAAGTCGATTTGTCCTGCAGGCTTGACGAAGTGACACTTTCCTCTATTGAGGAAATGAATCTCCTCGCTCCTTTCGGAATGCATAATCCAAAACCGGTTGTGATGATCGAGGATCTGTCTGTCTCAGGAATGAGGAAAATCGGTTCCAATCAAAATCATCTTAAACTGACTCTTGAGCAGGATGAAACCCAGCTCGACTGTGTAGGATTCGGGTTTGGACATTTGCATGATGAAATTTCGCCGGTTTCTAAAGTGTCAGTAGTCGGCCAGCTCTCTGTAAACGAATGGAATAACTTCCGCAAACCCCAGTTTATGCTTCAGGATGCGGCGGTTAAAGGTTGGCAGCTGTTTGATCACAGGGGAACACGCCAGGTGAAGCAGATTCTTGAACGGATCCCATCAGAGAAAAAACGGCTGATTGCCTTTAAAAAAGAAACGGCGGAACAGCTTATGCAGCAGGGGATTTCCGGTGAGTGTCTTTATATTGAATCGCCTGAACAGGCTTCACAGACCAATCTTCAGGGACGCTACGCCGTTTTTATGGACGTGCCGGATAACATGGATATTTTTGCTTCCCTGTTTAATCAGGCAGAGCCGGAAAGAATATACGTTTTCTTCCATCAGACAGAAGACCATTTCTTTTCTACCATTCCGACGAGAGAGCACTTTAAGTGGTTTTACGGATTTCTCCTGAAAAGAGAGCAATTTGATATAAACCGCCACGGTGCAGAGCTTGCCAAACATAAAGGATGGACGTCTGATACAATTGATTTTATGTCAAAGGTGTTTTTTGAGCTGGATTTTGTTACAATAAACAATGGTCTGATTTCAATTAACAAAAATGGCGGCAAACGCGATTTAAGTGAATCACTTGCTTATAAACAGAAAAAAGATCAAATGGAGCTGGAAAACAGGCTGCTGTATTCGTCATACCGGGAGCTTCTGGATTGGTTTGATGAGCAACTCAATAAAGCGTCTAAGCCTGTTCAAGTTTGA
- a CDS encoding 1-phosphofructokinase family hexose kinase, giving the protein MITSVTLNAAADFTYIVPDFRKNETNRVEKVFKEPGGKGINAAKVLHTLGIPVTAAGFAGGENGRFIIDSLTKQAIPTHFTEIGEESRACHAIADSECKTPGLHTELLEKGPSVSQEEWGRFLRMDLPDLAAKSDYVLFSGSLPSGLTEEAYADAAQAAAEKGPKIILDTGGRALEFGIQAKPFLIKPNLNELEELLGKRFDLNRLSELASDLKLICNRGPQAIAVTLGSRGSILYQNGTALYAEAPVVRAVNPTGSGDAFLAGMTAALYRGSGWEEALKSGTAAGAANAMEWTAGKIKVENYTFLQSVVKVYKID; this is encoded by the coding sequence ATGATTACCTCGGTTACTTTAAATGCTGCCGCGGATTTTACCTATATCGTCCCGGATTTCCGCAAAAATGAGACCAACCGGGTTGAGAAGGTTTTCAAAGAACCCGGCGGAAAAGGAATAAATGCGGCAAAGGTTTTGCATACCCTCGGGATTCCAGTGACAGCTGCAGGATTTGCCGGCGGGGAAAACGGCCGGTTTATTATTGATTCCCTCACAAAACAGGCCATCCCGACCCATTTCACAGAAATTGGGGAAGAAAGCAGAGCCTGCCATGCTATAGCTGACTCAGAATGCAAGACCCCCGGCTTGCACACGGAACTGCTTGAAAAAGGGCCATCCGTTTCTCAGGAAGAATGGGGCCGGTTTTTACGGATGGATTTGCCCGATTTGGCTGCAAAAAGTGACTATGTTCTATTTTCAGGCAGTCTCCCTTCCGGTTTGACCGAGGAGGCGTACGCGGATGCGGCGCAAGCGGCAGCGGAAAAAGGGCCTAAAATTATATTGGATACAGGAGGAAGAGCGCTTGAATTCGGGATTCAGGCGAAGCCGTTTCTTATTAAACCTAATCTGAATGAGCTCGAGGAGCTGCTGGGCAAGCGTTTCGACTTGAACCGGCTGTCTGAATTGGCAAGCGATCTAAAGCTTATTTGCAATCGGGGCCCGCAAGCCATTGCTGTGACCCTCGGCAGCAGAGGCTCCATCCTTTATCAAAATGGCACTGCTTTATATGCAGAGGCACCCGTCGTCCGGGCGGTAAATCCGACAGGGTCCGGCGATGCATTTCTTGCAGGAATGACAGCTGCCCTTTATAGAGGTTCAGGTTGGGAAGAGGCGCTGAAAAGCGGAACAGCTGCAGGGGCGGCGAATGCAATGGAATGGACAGCAGGTAAAATAAAGGTGGAAAATTATACCTTTCTTCAAAGCGTTGTGAAGGTTTATAAAATCGATTAA
- a CDS encoding ROK family protein has protein sequence MTYAIGLDIGGTKIAAGVVDDSGKTASVSVVPSSSVSEESMYGRVKECIHKVLRSSGIPLNQIEGIGAGTPGMVDREQGIAVFSNNLPWRNFPLAERLKSDFGKRIILENDVCMAAYAEWVHGGADEQETFVFLTVSTGIACSIIHQGDFFRGAGMAGEIGMNIEQEEHVDGAIVRRTLEELASGSAISQTVAEFTKSKAQQELFDSLLAGAKSIETINMIRRLARAVYSIICTIDPHRIVMGGGVINRNRRLLEEICKCVDEYRSLRKEPLSNRISSSMLKEAAGVQGAGLKLLHTLQAD, from the coding sequence ATGACATATGCGATTGGGCTGGATATAGGAGGCACCAAGATAGCGGCTGGCGTGGTCGACGATTCCGGCAAAACGGCATCCGTATCAGTGGTGCCTTCTTCTTCTGTAAGTGAAGAGTCAATGTATGGCAGGGTTAAGGAATGCATTCACAAGGTGCTCAGGAGCTCAGGGATCCCGCTAAATCAAATAGAAGGAATAGGAGCCGGGACACCTGGAATGGTAGACAGGGAGCAGGGAATCGCTGTTTTTTCAAACAATCTTCCCTGGCGGAATTTTCCTCTTGCAGAAAGACTGAAGTCTGACTTTGGCAAAAGAATCATTCTCGAAAATGATGTATGCATGGCAGCTTATGCAGAGTGGGTGCACGGTGGAGCTGACGAACAGGAGACGTTCGTATTTTTGACTGTCAGCACCGGCATCGCCTGCAGCATTATCCATCAGGGGGATTTTTTCCGGGGAGCGGGCATGGCCGGGGAAATTGGGATGAATATAGAGCAGGAAGAGCATGTCGACGGTGCGATTGTCCGCAGGACGCTTGAAGAGCTGGCTTCAGGTTCCGCCATCAGCCAAACTGTTGCTGAATTCACGAAAAGCAAGGCGCAGCAGGAGTTGTTTGACTCCTTATTGGCAGGCGCAAAATCCATCGAAACGATAAACATGATCAGAAGACTGGCAAGAGCGGTCTATTCGATCATTTGCACCATCGATCCTCACCGCATTGTAATGGGAGGAGGGGTAATCAACCGCAACCGCCGTCTTCTTGAGGAAATATGCAAGTGCGTGGATGAATACCGCTCCTTAAGAAAAGAGCCGCTGTCTAACCGAATCTCTTCAAGTATGCTAAAAGAGGCGGCAGGAGTACAAGGTGCCGGTTTAAAGCTCCTTCATACACTTCAGGCTGACTGA
- a CDS encoding adenine phosphoribosyltransferase, with protein MDLKQYVTIVEDYPKPGIRFKDITTLMDKGEVYKYATDQIVEFAREKQIDLVVGPEARGFIIGCPVAYALEVGFAPVRKEGKLPREVIKVDYGLEYGKDVLTIHKDAILPGQRVLITDDLLATGGTIEATIKLVEELGGVVAGMAFLIELSYLDGRKKLDGYDVMTLMQY; from the coding sequence ATGGATTTAAAACAATATGTCACGATCGTCGAGGATTATCCGAAGCCTGGAATCCGGTTTAAAGACATTACAACATTAATGGATAAAGGCGAAGTCTATAAATATGCGACGGATCAAATTGTTGAATTTGCCCGTGAAAAGCAAATTGACCTCGTTGTGGGTCCGGAGGCACGCGGATTTATTATCGGCTGCCCGGTTGCATATGCACTTGAAGTCGGTTTCGCGCCTGTGCGAAAAGAAGGCAAGCTTCCCCGTGAAGTCATAAAGGTGGATTACGGTCTTGAATATGGCAAAGATGTCCTGACGATTCACAAAGACGCAATTCTTCCCGGGCAAAGGGTTCTGATCACAGACGATTTGCTTGCTACAGGCGGAACGATTGAAGCGACAATCAAGCTTGTTGAAGAGCTTGGCGGCGTTGTTGCCGGAATGGCCTTCCTAATTGAGCTTTCGTATCTTGACGGAAGAAAAAAACTGGATGGCTACGATGTAATGACGTTAATGCAATATTAA
- a CDS encoding SIS domain-containing protein: MERYTWNEINDQPSVMQKTLQMLEEKVFEPVKKDTILLFTGCGTSYYLACSAAKYYQKITGKPAAAVPASELILCPDEAIAKGSNYKIIIISRSGTTTEAVEAIKRVGEWANVSSLAVTCNEQSPLCTICNEAIVLSHINEKSVVMTQSFSAMLFSLQLYSAKMAGSAQAWNELDAVPHKMEEALLQSEKVKGLSEDQTREKVIYLGSGMYNGLAKEATLKLKEMTQTHCESYCSLEFRHGPISIADSRTAIVLIGSSATVDYDVPLLEDCRRLGASVYYIGPELSEKNQEKVTDAFLLPNGTTEHHLVLAMPYVQKIAFFRAEWLGLNPDLPKNLTQVVNIPMR; this comes from the coding sequence ATGGAGCGCTATACATGGAATGAAATCAATGATCAGCCATCCGTTATGCAAAAAACGCTGCAAATGTTAGAAGAGAAGGTTTTTGAACCTGTTAAAAAGGATACCATTCTCCTTTTTACCGGCTGCGGTACGTCCTATTACCTGGCGTGCAGTGCAGCAAAATACTATCAGAAAATAACCGGAAAACCTGCTGCTGCAGTCCCTGCGTCAGAATTGATTCTCTGTCCGGATGAAGCCATAGCGAAAGGTTCAAATTACAAAATCATCATCATTTCGAGATCCGGAACGACGACTGAAGCAGTAGAAGCAATAAAAAGAGTCGGGGAATGGGCCAATGTTTCTTCTTTGGCCGTTACGTGCAATGAGCAATCCCCCCTGTGCACGATTTGCAATGAAGCGATTGTCCTCTCTCATATCAATGAAAAAAGCGTCGTAATGACTCAAAGCTTCTCAGCCATGCTTTTCTCCCTTCAGCTGTACAGTGCCAAAATGGCCGGCTCAGCACAGGCTTGGAATGAACTTGACGCAGTGCCGCATAAAATGGAAGAAGCTTTATTGCAATCGGAAAAAGTGAAGGGATTATCTGAAGATCAAACGCGGGAAAAGGTCATCTACTTAGGCAGCGGGATGTATAATGGCCTGGCTAAAGAAGCAACGCTGAAATTGAAGGAAATGACCCAGACACACTGTGAGAGCTACTGCTCCCTCGAATTCAGGCATGGACCCATATCAATAGCAGACAGCAGGACTGCTATAGTTCTCATCGGGTCATCTGCCACAGTGGACTATGATGTGCCATTGCTTGAGGATTGCCGAAGACTTGGGGCATCCGTTTACTATATCGGACCAGAGCTTTCTGAAAAAAATCAGGAAAAAGTAACCGATGCTTTTCTGCTGCCAAATGGCACGACCGAACATCACCTCGTTCTGGCTATGCCATATGTCCAAAAAATAGCGTTCTTCCGGGCAGAATGGTTGGGATTAAATCCGGATCTTCCCAAGAACTTAACCCAGGTTGTCAATATCCCGATGAGGTGA